One genomic window of Branchiostoma lanceolatum isolate klBraLanc5 chromosome 5, klBraLanc5.hap2, whole genome shotgun sequence includes the following:
- the LOC136435976 gene encoding uncharacterized protein: MDKGEVVGCAFLDLRKAFDKVWHKGLLAKLEGYGICGPLLEWFASYLADRRQRVVVNGATSDWRTPLAGVPQGSVLGPTLFILYINDLASSCTACDANMFADDTSLSTAHRSVQTVVDSLNRDLATVSDWLLLWKLEANGDKCKVMYLTTRSLPQTIPPVVLAGTTLQIVYSHKHLGVTITNKLTWTLHVEATTNKARRTAGMLCTLRKKVPKDTLLRLYKIMTRPVLEYADILWSGLTKRDEKLVESVQYRMARIISGHHGIPYPSYRTVYSQLSLPSLAFRRKLHTVTTLYKLFNGRCPPNLQVFPDIADVDAKCNHQNTVATRKQRARRRAYFQGKMREAQWFIVLTVFGLTQWLRSVQGCPPECQFCSEGTVQCSEQALKAIPTGLPSSVTRMYLSHNDITTIPASAFASMDNLQYLLLDHNKLSDSGIHEKSFLNISNLEYLYLSDNHLTKVPPNLPAALVHLDVQNNVISAISGLPFLQLQRLEVLNMENNRLQSQNIPANAFLGLKNIRTLDLSRNSFTSVPQLTLRSVSNTLRRLDLSDNNLGTIQPLCFSNYKALRSLDLTRAGISSIDPTAFLGTWRLQELRLEFNNLTSVPTDALLEIDYLEELYLTGNPIDQLASSSFIKLSELKTLDISHAKLGTFNKWVFRKLQKLEFLSLAHNPGITQLDRNSFIDLPNLQHLELHGCGLTDIDAEMFLQISELSSVSLYGNRWDCVSHLCSLKDWLTVTKVIVPKKAHIACEQPAVFQGLPIMAIDRTIMCVPNALYSDSNVGQLVCPPRCGCNETVLDCRRGEHRKVPRNMPATTEVLYIQDNKVVKITVKSFRNANNLRELYLQRNFLMNDRIDDGSFSSLISLQTLDLSNNLFRSFPSEILHVSYGLRKLALSGNPIPYVSVEILRHFVKLEDLTMAHTNIRSLQVGTFEGLQQLKQLDLSYNKLSTVPSGIFKGMHHLKSLSLQGNPITTMSGSSFSGLTNLRDLDIREAALPSVQKGTFRWMPQLTTLLLSGSRELTHVEDYAFGDLPKLSYLTLDECNIKTLKREALSTVKPLQRVLLNGNPWTCDINICWMVGWLNSGEVASAHGDDLRCATPLQTVGLQVREVAGTMCTVINTKERTNIPDYRPIIISKDPIEQFEPFSSSEKSVPDANRPEMPDEAPSTKVHPTRGPGPNPAVDNGNHATDADRDSNIVVLVGPPGRCPEVCHCADKSADCSNPFLSAVPETLPSTIISLRVESTAVTAIPEKALENLASLKFLYLRNNRITNSGLHRASFLGLDRLRGLYLSNNLLTSFPYDQCDVLSKNIELLDLSNNHLGNLPTLVFQRYKNLRSLVLRRVGITMLPPATFFGLTRLDSLFLDHNDITNDLRALGDEHLKNLRILHLSSNPIVKLDPNIFMKLKTLQYLDISNTNVKAVNVPFLPELRSLLLAGNSKLRYLSNYTIEKLPNIEFLDLHSCNLEWVGTQLFQKARLVKVYLHNNHWACGEGICSMVEWIESGKVDVPHTESLRCASPSKFKDMGLLEASRLLCGGKYGDRRTDTILTEQEYTTTRSTTGREDISPDTTTISTSPEHRLTSSSSGYTDLVTSTSEPTHQSTQLQTTSISNGQGGRGSESTTAATGSGVTLSPHFPFDDTVTGVIPTTQSSQRRYYDIEDVEAGDGRSDSFCSPGCTCYGSSVRCIQAGLTLIPAASNTTKHLYLQNNDIANLRPSVRRMSDLTSLVHLHLEKNGICDDCLVFSAFQTMQKLEGLYLSNNTLRSLTSVNALPTWLKYLDLSDNVFGDISDETFVNFTILVELKMNNVNLSRIDPGAFLGLFSLRRLHLDDNKLFTVPTSSLRVLVSLEYLSMKQNPISYLTAGAFRGLNKLEYLDLRESNISFISENAFISLTNLRSLLLSGSRTLKTVSVGTFSRLQSLRSLQLDRCGFRTLSPEALSIAKNLSWVTLHDNPWECQQEICRLYKTLDKTEIYVPYTETLTCRAANSSEKQKIIQYCELSTGIDNTEAVRWQALAALAAREISETACPRKCTCFGTSVDCADGSLGAVPEHLPDKAEMLMLQNNKIPGIAQGTFLNMKKLRRLHLDNNLIRNNRLSADSLKGLQSLEGLFLSNNGLTVFPGKFLAGAANSLTQLDLSGNKITAMSPGTFAKFRSLRQLFLKNLGLTVINKALFVPLKKLEELLLDYNNLTDRSLLGIRYLYNIRKLSLRGNPISNLNHLSFVDTSKLEYLDLRELQILVISSSAFSEVPRLHTLLLSDNSRLRGIHPLAFVGLKYLKSVEMNGCALKAIPPGLLRRIDTLEWLTLHDNPWACSRRLCWLVRWMSSSSVSVPYRHRLTCSSPRRLKGSRVDTLHICPAITSAEPTHRPTLHSTLPYTATKRLAIAQNASMPPDMIVTKSTVSTYSVTDVILLPTPPKSTPLPGGHVTTSTKVPVSLDSGYGRPQPDRAVHPPCPTRCRCRGHFVDCAFAGLKTIPDGLPSDIRHLYLDGNYISRIGPRVFSGMPRLQVLQMQNNSLTSASIHRNAFDGLRNLRYLFLSKNKLTTIPTSLPNTVEFLHVHNNLITKASALTVVNLMVKLPRLKRLTLHKNPWHCNRGICFLKKWMESTNVYIPYRSNITCAGPQSIEVKVIDKVSSAVFCRIPMTHMGNETSATTTYLTPDAILTTAGTPVVHTSTQSRRVVPAVPSATISPKESHTQSCPDRCLCKQTLVQCRYAGLKTVPTNIPPNTTFLYLDNNQISHFRPDSFANLENLRGLQLQNNAIADGGLVDALKKLKNLQFLYLNVNKLTRIPKGLPSKLEYLYLDTNHITDLTSDQVESLQLEAPNLLAITLHNNPWRCGQRLCPLLQWLNSTDILVPERDRLICHRPRKMEGRRIEATWEYVCKSRGPQEPDTIVLQSPTIQGSTYSYRTGLSFTTSRPVPEKTGEDNYIVIPAEDGHDSMTIPDDDHVIDIHPNIVDIPTNYEIDYFPDSDIDIHHETDPLPGVEIDVDHSRKVNVIDPPPDNDIPSHPTPGPTKKVDIHNNIDFYPHPQPWPTQSDIEGFIRVVDHIDNTVGSSIDTHKSDIHLPNIPEPLQIPPTQRNSNDSGSTKRCPSECFCDDFGSVDCSNIGLEEVPINIPATTRHLYLDENEITALPPGSMDDLQDLNTLEIHNNYISNDGIGSGFFKSFAHLEYLYFSNNQLLRVPQDLPTSLISLYLDGNGLPGVQAGAFANLPNLVWLYLQRNGLKDDSFSKESFAGLSSLKYLNCEGNELREVPVNLPPSLEILVMQKNKLSNIRPGIFSKLTNLHKLYLSNNRLKSADIPREAFLGLVNLQDLNLANNSLTTIPHSPSSLQHLHLERNDIQYIPSFAFSHLHSLKHLYLNHNFLTSHGIAANAFSGLRDLIYIDLSHNDLLEPPGGLPSSLEDVYLSGNNIIHIPSDVFMINGELRGLFLNNNILNDSSIHSGSFYGLSSIQSLDLSGNDLTVFPSHLPRELEQLHIRDNNIRSIPQSSLEITPKLRSLYLGNNSLSDTGLVAASFEGAFLSTLDLSGNNMKKIPLNLPYSLEYLYLNNNHISTIKAHMLSDLQRLKALYLKNNDLGKGSIEDRALTVLRNLRYIDLSQNRLSSVPVNLPDGVEEFNL; encoded by the exons ttttccctgatattgccgaTGTTGATGCCAAGTGTAACCATCAGAACACagtagcaaccagaaaacagcgCGCCCGTAGAAGAGCCTACTTCCAAG GTAAGATGAGAGAGGCacaatggtttattgttctcaCAGTCTTCGGCTTGACCCAGTGGCTACGGAGTGTCCAAGGCTGCCCCCCGGAATGCCAGTTTTGCAGCGAGGGGACCGTGCAATGTTCGGAACAGGCACTCAAGGCAATTCCAACGGGCCTCCCCTCCTCAGTAACTCGAATGTACCTCAGCCACAATGACATCACCACCATACCGGCATCAGCCTTTGCTTCCATGGACAACCTGCAGTACCTACTTTTAGATCACAATAAATTAAGTGACTCCGGTATACACGAGAAATCATTTCTGAACATTTCAAATCTAGAATATCTCTACCTGTCGGACAACCACCTTACGAAAGTCCCGCCAAATCTTCCCGCAGCCCTCGTCCATCTAGACGTGCAGAACAATGTCATCTCAGCCATCTCCGGTTTGCCCTTTCTACAGCTCCAACGTCTGGAGGTTCTGAACATGGAGAATAACAGATTACAAAGTCAGAACATACCAGCCAACGCCTTTCTCGGATTGAAGAATATTCGTACTCTAGATTTATCTAGAAATTCCTTCACGTCCGTGCCACAGCTGACCCTGCGGTCCGTCTCCAACACTTTAAGGCGTCTCGACCTGTCTGACAACAACCTCGGTACAATACAACCGCTCTGTTTCAGCAACTACAAGGCATTGCGATCCTTGGACCTTACAAGAGCTGGAATCTCAAGCATTGACCCCACCGCTTTCTTGGGAACGTGGAGGTTACAGGAACTTCGCTTAGAATTTAACAACCTGACCAGTGTTCCCACTGATGCACTACTTGAAATCGACTACTTAGAGGAACTTTATCTGACAGGAAATCCGATCGATCAGCTGGCTTCCTCGTCTTTCATCAAACTTTCGGAACTTAAAACTCTTGACATTAGTCATGCCAAGTTGGGAACATTCAACAAATGGGTCTTTCGGAAACTCCAGAAGTTGGAATTCCTGTCCCTGGCCCATAACCCGGGAATCACTCAACTGGACAGGAATTCGTTCATCGACCTTCCTAATCTTCAGCACCTTGAGCTGCATGGATGCGGACTTACCGATATTGATGCTGAAATGTTCCTTCAGATTTCTGAGCTGTCTTCAGTAAGTCTGTACGGTAACAGGTGGGACTGTGtcagccatctttgttcactGAAGGACTGGCTGACAGTAACTAAAGTCATCGTTCCGAAGAAAGCCCACATAGCATGTGAACAGCCCGCTGTCTTCCAAGGCTTGCCAATCATGGCGATAGACCGGACCATCATGTGCGTGCCCAACGCGTTGTACTCTGACTCTAATGTCGGCCAGCTGGTATGTCCGCCTCGCTGTGGGTGCAATGAAACAGTTCTCGACTGTAGACGGGGAGAGCACAGAAAAGTCCCACGCAACATGCCAGCCACTACGGAGGTGCTTTATATCCAGGACAACAAAGTCGTGAAGATCACTGTAAAATCATTCAGAAACGCCAACAATCTCCGTGAGCTATATCTTCAAAGAAATTTCCTAATGAACGACAGAATAGATGATGGttctttttcaagtttgatTTCCCTTCAGACGCTCGATTTAAGTAACAACCTCTTCAGATCTTTTCCTTCTGAGATACTCCACGTGTCTTATGGTTTGAGAAAGTTAGCTCTGTCGGGGAATCCCATCCCGTACGTGTCTGTAGAAATCTTGAGACATTTTGTAAAACTAGAGGACCTTACCATGGCACATACAAACATCCGTAGTCTCCAAGTTGGAACTTTTGAGGGATTACAGCAACTGAAACAGCTAGACCTTTCCTACAACAAACTTTCTACTGTCCCGTCTGGGATATTCAAAGGCATGCACCATTTGAAGAGCCTCTCGCTCCAAGGGAACCCCATAACAACCATGTCTGGGAGTTCCTTCTCTGGTCTCACAAACCTGAGAGACTTAGACATACGGGAGGCTGCGCTACCGTCTGTGCAGAAGGGCACCTTTCGCTGGATGCCACAACTTACCACCCTACTTCTATCTGGGAGCAGAGAACTCACGCATGTGGAGGATTACGCTTTCGGCGATCTACCAAAGCTGTCTTACTTAACTCTAGACGAATGCAATATCAAAACACTCAAAAGGGAAGCTCTTTCCACCGTGAAGCCATTACAGCGAGTCCTTCTTAACGGCAATCCCTGGACATGTGACATCAACATTTGTTGGATGGTGGGCTGGTTGAATAGTGGTGAAGTGGCCAGTGCACACGGTGACGATCTAAGGTGCGCCACGCCGCTGCAGACAGTAGGGCTGCAGGTTAGAGAAGTAGCCGGAACAATGTGCACCGTAATAAACACGAAAGAACGCACCAACATCCCAGACTACCGGCCAATAATCATATCGAAAGATCCCATCGAACAGTTCGAGCCTTTCTCTTCCAGTGAGAAGTCAGTTCCCGACGCGAACCGTCCTGAAATGCCTGACGAAGCCCCGAGTACAAAGGTCCATCCTACTCGGGGCCCAGGCCCAAACCCAGCTGTAGACAATGGTAATCACGCAACTGACGCTGACAGAGACTCCAACATTGTGGTTTTGGTGGGGCCGCCAGGTAGGTGCCCCGAAGTGTGTCATTGTGCAGACAAATCAGCCGATTGTAGTAACCCGTTCTTATCTGCAGTGCCCGAGACCCTACCTTCTACAATCATTTCTCTTCGTGTGGAGAGCACGGCCGTGACCGCCATACCAGAGAAGGCGCTCGAGAATCTGGCTAGCTTAAAGTTCTTATACCTTCGCAATAACCGAATTACAAACTCAGGGCTACATAGAGCCTCCTTTCTTGGTCTTGACCGTCTGAGAGGGCTATACCTTTCCAATAACTTGTTGACATCTTTTCCTTATGACCAATGCGACGTATTATCCAAAAACATTGAGCTACTTGATTTATCCAACAACCATCTTGGCAACCTTCCAACTCTCGTGTTTCAGAGATATAAAAACCTGCGGTCATTGGTGCTCAGACGGGTGGGGATCACAATGCTTCCTCCTGCTACGTTCTTCGGTCTGACCCGACTCGACTCTTTGTTTCTGGATCACAACGATATTACAAATGATTTGCGAGCATTGGGGGATGAGCATCTGAAGAATTTGAGAATTCTCCACCTAAGCAGTAACCCAATCGTTAAACTGGACCCTAACATATTCATGAAACTGAAGACTCTACAGTATCTTGATATCAGTAACACCAACGTAAAAGCTGTCAACGTCCCTTTTCTACCAGAACTACGCTCTTTGCTTTTGGCGGGTAATTCAAAATTACGTTATCTGTCTAACTACACCATAGAGAAACTTCCTAACATTGAGTTTCTAGATCTGCACAGTTGCAATCTTGAATGGGTCGGAACTCAGCTGTTCCAGAAAGCCCGACTGGTCAAAGTTTACCTACACAACAATCACTGGGCTTGTGGCGAGGGCATCTGCTCCATGGTAGAATGGATTGAAAGTGGAAAAGTTGACGTACCTCACACCGAGTCTTTACGATGTGCAAGCCCAAGTAAGTTCAAAGACATGGGTTTACTGGAAGCAAGTCGACTTCTTTGTGGGGGGAAATATGGCGACAGAAGAACGGACACGATACTCACCGAGCAGGAGTACACAACTACACGATCTACTACCGGCAGAGAAGATATATCTCCCGACACGACGACAATATCAACATCACCAGAACACCGTCTGACGAGCAGCTCCTCTGGTTACACAGACTTGGTCACGTCGACATCCGAACCTACACATCAGAGCACACAACTTCAAACAACAAGTATATCTAATGGACAGGGGGGGCGTGGTAGTGAAAGCACAACTGCAGCAACAGGCAGCGGTGTAACCTTATCGCCACACTTCCCATTTGATGACACCGTAACAGGAGTGATTCCAACAACCCAGTCATCACAAAGGAGATACTATGACATAGAAGATGTGGAAGCGGGAGATGGTAGATCAGACAGTTTCTGCTCACCAGGCTGTACTTGTTATGGGTCGTCGGTAAGATGCATACAGGCTGGTTTGACTCTGATTCCAGCGGCATCCAACACAACAAAGCACTTATACCTGCAGAATAACGATATTGCAAACCTTCGACCCAGTGTCCGACGGATGTCTGACTTAACCAGCCTGGTTCATCTTCACTTGGAGAAAAACGGAATCTGCGATGATTGTCTTGTCTTCTCTGCATTCCAGACCATGCAGAAGCTGGAGGGTCTTTATCTAAGCAATAACACACTGAGATCTTTAACAAGCGTAAATGCATTGCCAACCTGGCTGAAGTACTTAGATTTGTCTGATAACGTATTCGGCGATATTTCTGACGAAACATTCGTCAACTTTACAATACTCGTGGAACTGAAGATGAATAATGTCAATCTCAGTCGAATCGACCCTGGTGCTTTCCTTGGCCTTTTTAGTCTCCGCCGGCTTCACCTGGATGATAACAAGTTGTTCACAGTCCCCACGTCCTCACTCCGCGTACTGGTGTCATTAGAGTATCTGTCGATGAAGCAAAACCCTATATCTTACCTGACCGCGGGTGCTTTCCGGGGACTCAACAAGTTAGAATACTTAGATCTGAGGGAAAGCAACATCAGCTTTATCAGCGAGAACGCCTTTATTTCTCTCACTAACCTGCGCAGTCTCCTTCTGTCAGGAAGCAGGACATTGAAAACTGTATCCGTCGGTACGTTTAGTAGATTACAAAGCCTAAGGTCTCTTCAGCTTGATCGCTGTGGGTTCAGAACCCTTTCACCTGAGGCTCTGTCTATTGCCAAGAACCTGTCGTGGGTGACTCTACATGACAATCCGTGGGAATGCCAGCAGGAAATATGTCGACTATATAAGACGCTGGACAAGACGGAAATTTACGTGCCTTACACAGAAACCTTGACATGCCGAGCGGCTAACTCATCAGAGAAGCAAAAAATCATCCAGTACTGTGAACTTAGCACAGGGATAGACAACACCGAGGCGGTGAGGTGGCAGGCTCTGGCGGCGCTGGCTGCGAGAGAAATTTCCGAAACGGCGTGTCCGAGGAAGTGCACCTGTTTTGGGACGAGCGTGGATTGCGCTGATGGCAGCCTGGGAGCAGTTCCGGAACATTTGCCGGACAAGGCAGAAATGTTGATGCTCCAGAACAATAAGATACCCGGGATAGCACAGGGTACATTCCTCAACATGAAGAAACTACGTCGGCTTCACCTTGACAACAACCTCATACGGAACAATCGGCTCTCTGCAGACTCACTGAAGGGGCTGCAGAGTCTGGAGGGCCTCTTCCTTTCCAACAACGGTCTGACCGTGTTTCCTGGGAAGTTCCTGGCAGGCGCTGCAAACAGCCTCACGCAGCTGGACCTGTCAGGAAACAAAATAACGGCGATGTCACCAGGAACTTTTGCAAAGTTCCGGTCTCTGCGCCAACTGTTTCTAAAGAATCTTGGACTGACAGTGATTAACAAGGCTCTCTTTGTCCCCCTCAAGAAACTAGAAGAGTTACTCTTGGACTACAATAACTTGACGGACCGATCACTGTTGGGAATTCGATATCTTTACAACATCAGAAAGCTTTCTCTTCGTGGCAACCCCATCTCCAACCTAAACCACTTATCCTTTGTCGACACAAGCAAGTTAGAATATCTGGACTTGCGGGAGCTCCAGATTCTTGTCATTTCTTCTTCGGCCTTCTCCGAGGTACCAAGACTACACACTCTATTGTTATCTGACAACAGCCGACTGAGAGGGATCCACCCTCTGGCCTTTGTTGGCCTAAAGTACCTTAAGTCTGTAGAGATGAATGGATGTGCCTTGAAAGCCATACCGCCTGGACTTCTACGGAGAATTGACACGCTGGAATGGCTGACGTTACACGACAACCCGTGGGCGTGCAGCCGAAGGCTCTGTTGGCTTGTTCGATGGATGAGCTCGTCGTCGGTAAGCGTCCCCTACCGACACAGGTTGACGTGCAGTTCCCCTCGGCGTCTCAAGGGTTCACGAGTGGATACATTACACATATGTCCAGCGATTACATCAGCGGAACCAACACACAGGCCGACCTTACATTCCACTTTACCGTACACTGCGACTAAAAGGTTGGCGATCGCTCAGAACGCATCGATGCCACCTGATATGATAGTCACCAAGTCGACGGTCTCCACATATTCAGTAACGGACGTCATTCTACTACCTACCCCACCGAAATCAACGCCTTTACCAGGTGGCCATGTGACAACATCAACAAAGGTGCCAGTATCATTGGATAGCGGATATGGTCGACCACAGCCTGACAGGGCCGTGCATCCTCCCTGTCCAACACGCTGTAGGTGCCGTGGCCACTTCGTTGACTGTGCCTTTGCAGGCCTGAAGACCATTCCTGATGGACTTCCTTCCGACATTCGTCATCTGTACTTGGACGGTAACTACATCAGCAGGATAGGTCCACGGGTATTTTCTGGGATGCCACGTCTACAGGTGCTTCAGATGCAGAACAATAGTCTTACCAGCGCCAGCATCCACAGGAACGCATTTGACGGACTGCGCAACCTAAG ATATCTCTTCCTGTCGAAGAACAAACTTACAACCATCCCGACCAGCTTACCGAATACAGTGGAGTTCTTACATGTCCACAACAACCTGATCACCAAGGCTTCCGCTCTTACTGTTGTGAACCTGATGGTCAAACTACCACGTCTAAAGCGGCTGACCCTACACAAGAATCCTTGGCATTGCAACCGAGGTATATGCTTCCTTAAGAAGTGGATGGAGAGCACAAACGTGTACATCCCCTATCGGAGCAACATTACGTGTGCTGGCCCGCAGAGTATAGAAGTAAAGGTCATTGATAAGGTGAGCAGTGCAGTGTTCTGTAGGATACCAATGACGCACATGGGGAATGAGACATCAGCGACGACCACGTACCTGACTCCAGACGCCATTCTGACTACAGCCGGGACGCCAGTGGTACACACCTCAACACAGTCACGGCGTGTAGTTCCAGCAGTACCTTCAGCAACAATTAGTCCAAAGGAAAGCCACACGCAGTCGTGCCCCGATAGGTGTCTCTGTAAACAAACACTGGTCCAATGCAGATATGCAGGTCTTAAAACAGTACCCACCAACATCCCTCCAAACACAACCTTTCTCTACTTGGATAACAACCAGATCTCCCATTTCCGACCAGATTCGTTTGCAAACTTAGAGAATCTCCGTGGTCTTCAGTTGCAGAACAACGCGATAGCAGATGGGGGACTCGTCGACGCACTGAAGAAGTTGAAAAATCTGCAGTTCCTTTACCTCAATGTGAACAAACTGACACGAATACCGAAAGGTCTTCCTTCTAAATTAGAATATCTTTACCTGGATACCAACCATATAACGGACCTCACCAGTGACCAGGTAGAGAGCCTTCAGTTGGAGGCGCCGAACCTTCTAGCGATAACTCTCCATAACAATCCATGGAGATGCGGGCAGCGACTTTGTCCATTGTTACAATGGTTGAATTCTACTGACATTCTTGTACCAGAGAGGGACAGACTCATCTGTCATAGACCTAGAAAAATGGAAGGTAGACGGATAGAGGCCACTTGGGAATATGTCTGCAAGTCACGGGGCCCCCAGGAGCCAGACACAATCGTGTTACAGTCGCCTACCATCCAAGGTAGCACATATTCTTACAGGACTGGTTTAAGTTTTACCACAAGCAGACCCGTACCAGAAAAGaccggcgaagataattacattGTTATCCCGGCAGAGGATGGACACGACAGTATGACAATACCTGATGATGACCACGTCATTGATATTCACCCGAACATTGTAGACATTCCAACAAACTATGAGATAGACTACTTCCCTGACAGTGACATTGATATTCATCATGAGACAGATCCCCTGCCAGGTGTGGAGATTGATGTCGACCATTCCCGCAAAGTGAACGTTATCGACCCGCCTCCTGACAACGACATACCCAGTCATCCTACACCGGGTCCGACGAAGAAGGTGGATATCCACAACAACATAGATTTCTACCCTCATCCACAGCCATGGCCGACTCAAAGTGACATTGAAGGATTCATCCGTGTGGTTGACCACATAGACAACACTGTCGGGAGCAGTATTGACACCCACAAGAGTGACATACATCTGCCGAACATTCCAGAACCTCTGCAAATACCTCCAACACAACGTAACAGCAATGACAGTGGCAGTACAAAAAGGTGCCCCTCGGAGTGTTTTTGTGATGACTTCGGGTCGGTGGACTGTAGCAACATTGGCTTGGAAGAGGTTCCGATCAACATCCCTGCAACAACCAGACACCTGTACCTGGATGAGAACGAAATAACTGCACTTCCGCCAGGAAGTATGGATGATCTCCAGGACTTAAATACCCTGGAGATCCATAACAACTACATCAGCAACGATGGAATCGGCAGTGGATTCTTCAAGTCGTTCGCACACCTCGAGTACTTGTATTTTTCAAACAACCAACTTTTGCGTGTTCCTCAAGATTTACCAACCAGCCTCATTTCCTTATATTTAGATGGGAATGGCCTGCCTGGGGTGCAAGCGGGTGCTTTTGCTAACCTACCAAACCTAGTATGGCTATATCTTCAAAGGAATGGGCTCAAAGATGATAGCTTCAGTAAAGAGTCATTTGCAGGTCTGTCCTCCTTAAAGTACCTAAACTGCGAAGGGAATGAACTTAGAGAGGTCCCAGTAAACCTTCCGCCGAGTTTGGAAATTCTCGTgatgcaaaaaaacaaactctCCAACATTAGACCTGGAATATTTTCCAAATTAACCAACCTACACAAATTATACCTCTCTAACAATCGCCTAAAAAGTGCTGACATCCCCCGTGAGGCTTTTCTTGGACTTGTGAATCTTCAGGACCTGAATCTTGCTAACAACTCTCTCACGACCATTCCACATAGCCCATCAAGCCTCCAGCACCTGCACCTAGAACGCAATGACATTCAGTACATTCCATCTTTTGCCTTTTCCCACCTTCACAGTCTAAAACACCTCTACCTCAACCACAACTTCCTGACAAGTCATGGGATAGCCGCTAATGCATTTTCTGGCTTGAGAGATCTCATCTACATTGACTTGTCGCACAACGACTTATTAGAACCACCAGGCGGGCTTCCTTCAAGTCTGGAGGATGTATACCTTTCGGGCAATAATATAATCCACATCCCCAGTGATGTGTTCATGATAAATGGTGAATTGCGGGGTCTGTTCCTGAATaacaacattttgaatgatTCAAGCATTCATAGTGGTTCGTTCTACGGACTGAGCAGTATACAATCGCTGGATCTATCTGGAAATGACCTGACCGTTTTCCCCTCTCATCTTCCACGTGAACTTGAACAGTTACACATCAGGGACAACAACATCAGATCGATCCCACAGTCCTCACTTGAGATCACTCCAAAACTGCGATCTTTGTATCTCGGAAATAACAGTTTGAGTGACACTGGCCTGGTGGCTGCCAGTTTTGAGGGTGCATTTCTTTCAACCTTGGATCTTTCTGgaaataacatgaaaaaaattccaTTGAATCTGCCGTATTCCTTGGAATATTTGTACCTCAACAACAACCACATTTCAACCATAAAGGCTCATATGTTGTCTGACCTTCAGCGACTAAAAGCCCTGTACTTAAAGAATAATGATTTGGGGAAAGGTAGCATAGAAGATAGAGCACTAACTGTGTTAAGAAACCTGCGGTACATTGATTTGTCACAGAATAGACTAAGTTCTGTACCTGTCAACCTGCCTGATGGAGTGGAGGAGTTTAATCTATAG